The Gossypium hirsutum isolate 1008001.06 chromosome D07, Gossypium_hirsutum_v2.1, whole genome shotgun sequence genome includes the window AGCTATCCATTGAGAATCTCAAACAGTCTTCGGAATGTACTTTTTGGTGTGCACGAACAGCCTTGGTTCATATCCTTAATGAGTGAGCTGATTCAAGCATTGTTCAGTGAACGAAATTATAGCTGGAGTTAATGTTTGAAAGTGCACCGAATGAGGAATCAGCTAGAGAGTGTATTTGATGGCAGCCAAATGGCCCTTGGGTGTGAACACTTGGTTTTGGAgagtctttgaatgtgaacacCAAGCACCGAATGGTCTCTTAAAATGTTAGCTGATCAGCTCACAATTGTTGGCTAATGATTCATGAATAATCAGCTAAGTGAATGCACCAAGCAGCTCTCAAAATACATGCACAATTGGGTGCATGTTCTTCATTAAATTAGCTTCATTGAATCTGGAAAATTCATGAATGTCCAGCTGCAATCAGCTCTCAATGTATATGCACAATCGGGTGCATGCTCCACATTTATTAGCTTCAATGAATTGGCATTGTGCATGAATGTCCAGCTACATGCATTAATAACCTACTATGACAAATTAAACACTTGGTTAAACAACAAGAAGACAAATTAAACGCACAAATAAATATGTAATAGACTAAGACACATTTAAGAATTTTGACTTGCTAACATGCATTAAGTCTGTCCGAATTTGAACATGCTTGATAGACAAACAAAGACATGATTTTAATATGTAATACACTAAGACATAATTTAAATATGTAACATGCTATGACACAATAAAAACCGAATCAAAAATGACACAATTAATAAGTTTAATAAGCAAAAGAATCAGACATGTAATTGAAGCTGTAGAAaactaaacataattaaataaaccaATGTAATTAAAAATGTCCAAATCTTAGCAGCTGAGTTAGCTAGCTAAGTCGAATTCAGCCTCAAATAAATTGTAAATGTCATTTGTTGAATCGTCCAACACTTGATTGACGAGTCCATTTGTAGTTTCCTTCCAAACTCGATCTACTAAAGTCGATATTGACTCTTTAAATTGTTTGGCTCATGCTCGAGTGATTGGTCCATTAGGGAGCTCGATTGGATCTCGTTTGGAGTCGGTTGAGTCCTTGGACGAGTTCGTATCACTTTCTAACTAAAAGAGTTTTATGATTTCAGGAGATTCAAAAGATCGTAGTATTCGAATGTGCATTTGAAAACAAATTTAGTATCATGAAGGAGGAAGGAGGTTTTGATGGGGATGTGGTTGTGCAGGTGGTTCATCATATTTAATTATGGACCTGATGAACTTGTTCTGGCTTGTTTGATGTTagaacaattattttattttccttttctttgtaAATTTCTTTTTACAATGTCTATGGCTTCTTTAGCTAAGTCatgtgttgtgtattttgattgttggattgatttttttaatgaatattcaagctttattttaattttagtttaatatttttagtcaTATTTAAAGCACAATTTCTATCATTATTCAGTGTAAATgtctatgaaaatatattaatatggaaataataaaaaaataaaaaaaattaccttagatgtgtctatcccaaccttttttaaAGGTTGCCTTAGACAGGTCTATCCTCACACTTTTTAAAGGTtgccttagacaaggtctatcccAACCATTTTAAGGTTGCCTTAGATGGATTTATCCCAACCTTTTTTAAATGTTGGCATTGACTAGGTTTTTGTCAATCCTTCAATAAAGATCGGCTTATGTTGAATTATGCTAACGCTTTTTCAAGTCTAGAATTTTAAGATTTTTCGTAGCATTAATTCTAGACTTTTAGACGATAGGTGGCTAACCAACCTAACCCTAATTGGTTAGTGGAGACTTTACGTTAATTTAGACCCTCCGTGTCTAGCTTTACTTACTAGGCCCCCGTACTCCTATATAGGCAACGTTATGACAATTATTATGTTAAAACTAGATACAAGCAAACGAGTCGATAATGATTGGAAGAAATAATAGCCTATCTCGTAAGTATGAGATTGTAAGAAGAATCaatacaattaaatatttatgcaCTCTCAACAAGACTGAGCAATTATGGTTTGGCTAACAACCCGAGTATTGAAACAGGGGGCTCCATCGATGAGTGTATCCATTCCCTAAAAGTGGATTGATTTTAAATGATTGAATAATCTAATTACAATGAGGTGGACTTCACATCTAACTATTATAAGTATAACGGGAAAAAAGAATTAGTGTAATGCTATTGTAAGTATAGTATAAGAAAGACAcatgtattaaattgattaaaaatgtaCAAAACGTGTAGGTTGGTTCCAAGAGGAAGAACGTGCTCGTTTTTCTATGCCTGCAGATCACATCACATCTTAAGGGTGTCCAAGTGTATTTTCATTTGTCTTGTATTAGAGTGGCTTAATATGACATGTACATAAGTTAAGTTTTATTCTATACTAAGCTTATAAGCGTGATGGTGTTTTAATGGTACTTTTAATGCTTTCAAATAAAGTTTTGGTTCTAAATTGATTTGGGCATGTTTATAAGATGAAATTGAGtttaaatgagttttttttataataatttaaaattattaggaGCCTATTGGTATGTTATCATATTGTTTGGGATCGATTTGAAgtgtttttaagttaattttcaagtcctCTGCTCCAATATATCAATACTTGCAAGTCAATAGCTAAAAAGCTACAATAGATAGGCTAACTCTTGAGACTTGTAAGCTAAGTCTCAAGGCCTATAGGTGAAGTATCGAAACTTGCCATTCAAGTCTCAAGGCTTACTCCTCTACAGCCTTAAGACTTGTATTTTTAAGTCATTTGAGCAACCAAGACCCTATTTTATGTATTGGCTATGTATAAACTGTTGGGATCTAGTGGCTTTAGTGTAGTGATATCgttaaatatatttgaaatttttcgaacagattgatataataaaatttcattgttctcattaatatattttgtataatgtcctcaatagtttttgcatgcaaagaaaatgtaatcaaatattagctcattgattatctaacatttaactaatattaagttgcattatgtgGTTGGATAATAATAtaagaagacaacttatattagtagataatctaaatagtTATAGTCTAATCTAAATTGAGCAAGTCAATTAAAAGACTATTATgacgtctatcaagtccaaatgGGAGATAACTTGTCTTGGGTATCAAAACAGATGACTCCTataagatagagacatagatgagATTGTAATGACTCAATTTCCAATGGTGTCCAAAAATGTAGTTTCGAGATCCCATTTTCGTAAACCGAGTACGAAAATATTATAGGGATATTTTCAAAGTTAGTATATAGATGAATTGAAATTCGGTTAAGTAATTTAACCGAAATTGTGGTTAATTTTtacctaaggactaaattgtaaaagttcaatcgTTATAAATTTGTAATTAGCCAAAATTTTAAGGACTTATATAGTAATTATCCAAAGGgccaaaatggttaataaatCATTCTTAAACATTCTCCAGTGGATGGTAATGGttattattgattaaattaattaattaagatttattataattaaaacatgattaattaaagttaattaaagTTAACTAAGTTTTAATCCAATTATAAAAGTGAAATTTCAATGGAAGGAGAGATAAATACATCTTCTCCAACCGGTTTTTAGAAAAGAAGTTTGACgcaatttttaagttttgaaacTTTTGGTCCTTAAATTCAAGTAAGTCCCTGGTCACTTTTTTTTAAGCTAACTTAAGGATGGTTGTTTGAATTGATCAATTCTTAAGACTCATGTAATTTATTGTGACTCGCCTAGGCTTGAAGGCCCGCCTAAAAAATGTGAGATTTTGCACAAAATACGAGgctcgaaaaatgggtttgggtaaaatttAAGGCCCATTTTTTATATGGGTCAGGCATTGGGCAAGTTTTTTTGGCCCGAGTCTGGCCAGAATATAtcatgttataaaaaatattatataattatatatgttaaataataaaattgaaaatatcaatttatatttaatataataaaatatttattatatttatttgtgttttttaatataataaaacatttattatactTAGAgtagtgttttttaatataaatatttttagtgtatttttaaTGTGatagaaaacttttattttagcgTTTATTTGTATttagtgtattatatatatatatatatattttaaattatttttaaataaaaactaatctaaaaaaCTCAAATATGGGTGAACCAGGTCGGGCCCGAGTTTACATTTCTTAAATTGGGTCAAACTTTGACCATACCaaacctaaatttaaaattttgatttagataTCTTACATGAGCCCGAGCCAAATCCAACCCGACCTGACCAATAAACACCTCTCATTCATCACCATATTTCGAATTCCCAAATACATTTCATTTGATAGCATGAAATTCTAATGACAACAACAattttgtacacaaatatatataaacacatacaTTTAAAAagtttgtttttatattttagattaattttttaattttggaaaatcacatccaaatatgttaaattgaaattttaataataattaaaatattctctTTTTATTCTTAAACTGCATCTctttatacttaaaaaaaatggagaaatttATGTTTTGTGTTCCACAATTGGCTTCAAAGATTAATGGGGAGCAAAGTCGTCATGCCACTTGCATATGAGTAGACATTGTCTTCTTAagattaatttgaataatatttgtatatatagATCATAGATAGGTGATGTGAGTAGTTAATTATTTTCCTTCCCCTGCTTCTTGCCCTTTGAGAAACAAAATTGGAAGTCAAAGGTCTTATCTAATACGTGTGCATTGATATTAGATTaccttcatcatcatcattaatCATTATCCATCACCACCCATCATAATTGTCGATGAATTAAACAATAAACAATTTAttgtaattaataattttaattttaatttgattaatatgAATATCATTATTAATATAAGAGAACATGAATTTAACTATAGTATAATTctcttatttataaaataaaagagacactataaataattttaaatattatataaaagaaatcCTCCAATTATATGCAATAATGAAACCTTTGTCTTCCCTCTCTCACCCACTTGTTTGACCTCCAGCAGCCGCTATGACAACGTTTTTGTACAGAATCTTTAATCACAAGTCGTACATGCTCTCGTTCGTGGGGTCAAATAATGATTAGCTGTTAAAAAATAAGGGGAAAAGTCGAGTTTAAAGTGTTTGGAAGAGCAAACATATTCCATCCCAACAAATATTTTgtactttatttttttcattaaattgaCAGTAACTTTATGGTAAATGGAAATGGGTGCGGTTTCGGATTCTAGATGGCAGTCTGATTCCTCCACTTACTAGCCACCTGAGAGAGTGCCTTGGTGGAACACCCATTTTCACCCAGTAACTTCGAAGCTGCTTCCTTGAGGTGTTTCATTCTGTTTCGAACACCTTTACCCTCTTCACCTTCCATTAGAACCTTAACAGCCTTTGCGATCTCGTCTTGGCAAACTAAACCGTTTTCATTGGGTTTTGGTCTCAATGCAACTTTAATATCCTCAATTAGCATCAGGGCATTCATCTTCTGTTCCGCGTAGAGTGGCCATGCGATTAGCGGCACCCCATTCACGACACTTTCAAGAGTCGAGTTCCATCCACAATGGGTCAAAAACCCACCTGTAGAGCCGTGGCTCAGCACCTGAGCCTGTGGTGCCCACGATGCCACCACTAGCCCCCGTCCTTTGGTTCTCTCGAGAAATCCCTTGGGTAGAAAATCAAAAGGGTCCTTCTCACTCTCTACGCTGAAATATGTGGCGTTTGCAACCGCATCATTTGGACTTCTCACCACCCATAGAAATCGCTGCTCACTCATTTCCAACCCCAAAGCCAACTCATGTATCTGGTTATAAGAAAGGGTCCCCCCGCTCCCAAATGAGACATACAAAACCGACCCATGTGGCTGATCATCTAGCCACTTCAGACAATCCGAACCATCATCCACTTTACTGGGGTCAATGTTAACAAGTGGCCCAACCGGATAAACTGGAGGCTTACCCGGTTCTTTCTCCTGCAAAGCCTTTATTGCACCCGCTTCCAAGTCCACGAAACTGTTGACCATAATTCCTTCAGCCAATCTATACCGCTTTGTATGAAGAAGAAGCCACTTGTAAGCATCGTTTTTCCTGTCTTGAGTCGGGTCCAACAATTCTTTACCGTGAATCGGTATGCACCCTGGAATTCTCACCAGTTCCGGCCGGTCCCTGTATTCGCATGGAACCATTTGGTCGAGCTTTGGTAAGTAAAGAAACAGAGACAAAGTCATGGCCGTGGCAGGGAAAAATATATAGGGGGAAACATTGAATTCTCTCGCAACATCGAATGCGTCAGTCCCGAAAAGATCAACCACCAAAGCAACTAGGTTAGTTTTATCAACCATAGACTTGAAAGCATCCCGAAGGAAAGAAAGGGAACGAGCCAGGGTTAAAGAAATGACAGTTTCAATCTTTGAATCCAGGGGAAGGTCAGACAAGTCAGCAGGATGAAGAAAGATATGAGTAATGGAGGTGGGAAGAGAGTCAAGAACTGATTTTTGAGCTTTAGAAGGAGAATCATTGGTGGGGATAACAAAGGTGACAATGAAGTTGTGTTGGTGAACGAGTGACCTGGCGAACTGAACGAGTGGAATGAGGTGACCCATTCCAGGACTCGGCAGAATGGCTATATGGGGTGTTTGCAACTTTGCCatgaaaatgaaaactaaaaCGGAACTACTCTTTCTTGCCTTCCTTTCTCTACTGTTTATAGGGTGTAGTTTTTGGCACGAAGGCGAAAGAAGAAAGCTGAGGTTTACATAGAATACTGAGAGTTATTTTGTTTGGGTAAACTATGTTGACTCTATAATAGGtagtttcttatttttatttttttaaagttaattactCTAAATAAGATGGTTATGCGAATTAGTCACTATTGTTAAAATTTACGGTTTTTTTAATAGATTGATAATACGATACATTAACACGTTGGATAATTGACACATAGACCTCtctataattaatctaaaatttttctcctaaactttaataaaaaattaacaaaagaaaaaatatcaCATCTCAGTCATGtcaataatttattaaaagaaaacgaaaattaatttacactgtcgaaaccatttttttgaaaaacaaaaaatttaggttgtcgattttaaaaaatgaaaattgggagtcgccactaatcttttattaaggtgtgattggatcacctaaaaaaacgactttggtctacgagttttagaaaaacggatccgggagtcagttacgttcgaggaaggattagcaccctcgtaacgcccaaaaattggtacctagttaattaattaatgtcttaatgtcgaaaatttgaaaaatataatctttagcaaaaactcttaaacgttacgtattaagacccttatcatctcagagaaagaaaatgctacacccaatgcgttagggcacgacattctaatttcctaaaaaatgaattaggccagaatacttgtgtaataaaaatttaaaagaatatccatttatttaagatttaagaaatcgcggcccaatacgttaggacacaattcctccaaaatcccaaactcggaatatttcctttattattttttagaaaaaatcttcatttcgagaaatcaatgcgtcacatccaatacgttaggacacaacgtgttgaattcccaataatgagttcttatttttttgattaaagagaaatgctcgattgttagatttaacgaagaaaatcggaacccaatacgttagggctcaatttccttgaaaatcctaaatacaagcattatctcaattttgaaaattttgaaatcgagtgaaaaatgatgtgatgctacattaaatatacaatgcaataataaaaattacgatggcatagaaataatatgaataaataaataaacaaaatcgataacaataatccatgacatgcaaaatattaaatgtaaactcAATTATATAACGAAAGGAGGAAAGCCAaccaaataaatgaagaaaagaatatatataatatgaacatagaaattatgaagattaaaatatacatatgatttacaaataaatttttgggttatggaacgtatatgtatatgtaatacataatatttatgaatataaagaaaaatagataaacatatatagattataaaataggtatttaaaaatatatatttgagccttttttttaaaaaagaataaatatccatatgGATATAAACAAAAcatttgttaaaaatatatttacatatgtacatataaaaaaataatgataataataattacattatagaaaatatacatatatatataggaagATAAATGGAtacataaaaagtatatatatataaaaatattaaatgataattacaatattaaaaagtaaatatatgtacatataaaaatatttgtttaaaaataaataaataaataaagacaacaaatatatataaataaaaattaattaaaaaataaaagaaataattacattatgggagttaattaattttaaaaaaagaaaaaaaattaaattgaactgAATATGAAAAATCTGGGGGAaaatctacaaataaataaaacccaaaggattaaattgaacacgCGAATTatatagaggggctggaagggaaattttctcctctcctctaaaacggcgtcgttccagcggggctaaattgaaattgaaagcaaATTAAAGGGCTAATTctagaaagataaaaaaaactaattgtaAAACATTAAAAAGGTGCGAATAACTCATAGGGCTCAAAGGGGAAAATATCTCCATGCTTTGAAACGCGTCACTTTAttagggctaaataaaataaataaataaaattcgcagcgGTATCACCTTCttccttttttaaaatcgtaaataagtaaaaaataatcgaaaaagaaaaaaacagtaaaccacctttaaaaaactgccaatcgttctctctttttttattaattccctcttttcttttctcaatgAAGGGAGagatctctatttatagttgagcctctccaaatccaacggtacaaatcAATTATATCAACGGCTaggattaaagggtatctacaaattaaatctctaagattacaaaatcatatcatatctaagattgcatatatcatatctaagattacatatcctcgaagattatgtttctatatgtgagcccgggctaaaattgggtattacatacacaattaatacatttaaaacaactaaattaaaaataaaaatttagaataatcaaaatataacaaattcaattttataataatgatgatgtttgTCTGTTTGTTGTTGGCGGTGGGATTCATTGTATAAATACTAGGACGAGATTTCAATGATACTAtctatatacatgtatgcatgtatgagATGGTGATGTCAGTGGATTAGGTTAGTAATAAAACTTCTTctatacatttaatttatttgcATTTACACATTCTGCTGTATgctattttatcaaaataatcggCTATAAGTTAATAGGGAAATTTCtaacataatattaatatttttaatatattagatattttggtataattaaaactttatttttttaaccgTTTATATCCAAATTTTTAATGGATACTAATATTTCTAACGTGtattaaaatttagaattaaatattaaaatttgtaattaaattttaagatttctAATGTAGTACCACTATTTTTAACGAAAATTGTTAGATATTTTGGTATACCAACATTTGTAATGTTATACCtatatttataacaatatatgtaaatctcaaaccaaataccaaaatttttaccCGATACCAAAATTTCTAACTACTCTAATCAAATACCAATATTTTTTACGGATACTAAAATTTCTAactaaatacaaatatttcaGATGAATACCAAAATTTCTAACTAAATACATAAATTTCTAATGGatgccaaaatcaaaatttataatggataacaaaattatatagaatatataaaaaaaatataagactcgttaaaaaattgtaaaaagatgTTATAACTAACAAAATgtgaaaaattaagaaaaactaCAAAATTAATCATCTTTCTTTCACAT containing:
- the LOC107954503 gene encoding hydroquinone glucosyltransferase produces the protein MAKLQTPHIAILPSPGMGHLIPLVQFARSLVHQHNFIVTFVIPTNDSPSKAQKSVLDSLPTSITHIFLHPADLSDLPLDSKIETVISLTLARSLSFLRDAFKSMVDKTNLVALVVDLFGTDAFDVAREFNVSPYIFFPATAMTLSLFLYLPKLDQMVPCEYRDRPELVRIPGCIPIHGKELLDPTQDRKNDAYKWLLLHTKRYRLAEGIMVNSFVDLEAGAIKALQEKEPGKPPVYPVGPLVNIDPSKVDDGSDCLKWLDDQPHGSVLYVSFGSGGTLSYNQIHELALGLEMSEQRFLWVVRSPNDAVANATYFSVESEKDPFDFLPKGFLERTKGRGLVVASWAPQAQVLSHGSTGGFLTHCGWNSTLESVVNGVPLIAWPLYAEQKMNALMLIEDIKVALRPKPNENGLVCQDEIAKAVKVLMEGEEGKGVRNRMKHLKEAASKLLGENGCSTKALSQVASKWRNQTAI